Sequence from the Pyrobaculum neutrophilum V24Sta genome:
GAGGCCGTGTGGGATCTACCCGCGATAGAGGAGTACGTCGATCTCCCCCAGAACGTCTACTACGTACTAGACAACTCGGGGGAGGCGCAGATAGACCTCGTCATCGCGGAAGCTCTGGAGAGAAACGGGATAAGGCCCACCTTCGTCGTTAGATCCGAGCCCTACGAGATAGACGTCTTAGAGCGCGACCTATCTGGATATAGGGTTCTGGCCACGCCGGGGAACATATCGCCGGTGAGGTGGATACGCGATGGTTTCATCGTAGCTAAGGGCATAGCGAACTTCGAGGCCTACATGGAATGGGGCGAGACCCCTGCGCTTCTGCTGTTTCGCGCCAAATGCGACGTTCTATCACGGGTGTTCTCGGTGCCGAGGAACTCGCCGATTATTATCAGCGGGGAGAAGGCAAAGGCAATCAGCCTGTCACAATAAGCTTCACGGGGACGCCGTTTTTAAACTGAACAGTAATCCTCAAAGACTCCAAGCCGCCCTCTCTAATGACAGACTGGGCTACCTCCCTCACCTTCTTTAGAACGCTTAGGAGGTCCGCCATGTGTCTATAGGACTCCTCTAGGATCTCATGACGCGAGATCGGGCTCGGGTCTATGTACAGTTGCAAGCCGGTTATTTCAATGGGGGCGCTCCTCTCGGAGCCGCCGCCGCTGAATTTTTTGAGCAGATCCTGCAACCTTCTATACCTCTCCAGAGAGGGCTTAAGGCTCTCCAACTCCGCAGACACCGCCCTCACGGCCTCCTCCAACTCCCTTATCTGTCTGTCTAGATCCGCCAAGAACTGGCCGGCGTCTGGGTAGCTCTTTACAGAGTATACGTCCATATATATCTCGTCCGACGGAGTTTATAAGCACATCGCTTAACTAAACCCCGACCACCGAGAAACTATACGCCAGGGAACTCGTGCGGGGCTCCTTGGCGTCGCCCCCTCGGAAGGCGCTACCAAGCCGTTACGGGAACAGAAGAGGCGAGGACTTCCGGCTCCGTGTATGTCACTTCTTTGGGAGTCCCTTGGAGACCTAGGTGAGCCATGGGGTTTTTCGTACTAAACCTCCGCCGTATTGGTTTATCCTTATGGCGTAGCCGCCGCCTAATTTAGCCCTTATGCAATCACCTATGTTGGTGTAACGCCTCCTCTTGATCACGTAGGCTCTTGTGCCTAGGACAAAGGGCCCCACCACCTCCTCCCGGAGATACTTCTCCACAAACGCGTCGATGGCGTTGTCATACACCGGAGGCCCTCTGTGGAGGACATAAGGCGGTAGCTCCACATCCTCAACCACGTATATGATGGACACGTAGGTTTTCTCGTCGCTTTCGACGCCCCAGCGGTAGATCTTGAAGCCGCACTCCCTCAGGTGCTTATACAGCGATTTTCCAAGCCGCTTATAGCGGCCCCAAACCACATCCGGCGATTCGCCGGGGTAGGGAAACACGACCTCTACGGCGTTTACCCCTAACGCGGGGGCTTCAGGCGGCGAGAAGTACGAGAGCGATGGCTTCTTTAGGAAACGTCTTGAGGCGAGCACAAAGGTGGACATCGACGTCAACGACACCGCCGCCGCCACGTTCCTGTTTGGGTCAACCGGGTCGACGACGACTAGGGGGGCCTTGAACTTCGTCTTAGACTCGGTAAAGGATATGTACGTCCTGTACGGCCTCCAGCCCGACGCCGCCTTTAACACGTCGACGAAGGAGCCGTAGTAGGCCACCAGAAGCTCCGTCAAGTAGCCGGAGAAACCC
This genomic interval carries:
- the cca gene encoding CCA tRNA nucleotidyltransferase, with protein sequence MSEVEEVLKEAYKLVTPTPEEERKVAEVGSRVRQWVSEALAGVAAEVDMYGSSARSTWLPGQRDIDIFVVLRDRSIKPEDVVQTLSRYFDGVGVPWSLRYAQHPYLSLYVEGYEVDVVPCYKIAPGERPITAADRSPLHHKFLSERLSEDQRRDVRLLKLFLKSIGVYGAEIKVEGFSGYLTELLVAYYGSFVDVLKAASGWRPYRTYISFTESKTKFKAPLVVVDPVDPNRNVAAAVSLTSMSTFVLASRRFLKKPSLSYFSPPEAPALGVNAVEVVFPYPGESPDVVWGRYKRLGKSLYKHLRECGFKIYRWGVESDEKTYVSIIYVVEDVELPPYVLHRGPPVYDNAIDAFVEKYLREEVVGPFVLGTRAYVIKRRRYTNIGDCIRAKLGGGYAIRINQYGGGLVRKTPWLT
- a CDS encoding ARMT1-like domain-containing protein translates to MWLDEVSCKLCIITSRTGDLIRLQKPDKLPQILSELSQLIQRSSRSEAFAMSFQTVAKLAGSEDPYRDYKEKLAAIGKRVAEAVRQRLQETSWDLKTALRIAAAANIVDTSVLGYRPKKLEEAVWDLPAIEEYVDLPQNVYYVLDNSGEAQIDLVIAEALERNGIRPTFVVRSEPYEIDVLERDLSGYRVLATPGNISPVRWIRDGFIVAKGIANFEAYMEWGETPALLLFRAKCDVLSRVFSVPRNSPIIISGEKAKAISLSQ